The Klebsiella aerogenes KCTC 2190 region AAAACAGCGTGTCGAAAGAGAAATTCATCGCCATCATCATGCCGCCGGAGAGCGAACCAACGATGGCGCCGCAGCGGCCGATGGCGTTGGACCAGCTGACCCCGGTCGCGCGGCTCTGGGTTGGGTAAAGGGTGGCGGTCAGCGCATTCAGGCCCACCTGCGAACCACTCACGCCAATTCCAGTGCCGAAAATCGCCAGCGCCATCAGCCACAATCCGTTTTCGCTTAAACCGATCATCACGATGCACAACGCGCCCAGGCAATAACTTAGCGCCAGTACAAAGAAGGGATTGAAACGGTCCATCAGGATGCCGAGCAACAGTGCGCCGAGCGTGCCGCCCACCTGAAACGCGGCGGTCACCCACGAAGCGTGCTGTAAATCGATACCACGATGGTTAAGCAGCGTCGGCATCCAGCTGGAGAGCAAATAGATAATCAGCAGGCTCATAAAGAACACCACCCAGAGCATTAAGGTGATCGCCAGTTGTCGGCCGGCAAACAGCTGGCTAATACTGCCTTTCGGCCCGGCTGCCGGTTCGTCGAGCCAGAAATGGGTCTCGGGATAGCGCTCGCCGGTGATAGCGCTGACGGTTCTGGCGATGGTCGCCTGCGGCAGCCCGCGACGAACCTGCCAGCGCGGCGATTCCGGCAGCGCCCACAGCAGCGCGACGGCCAGCAGCAGCGGCAGGATCCCGCCTAAGGCCAGAATGCCGTGCCAGCCGATATGCGCCACCAGTTGGGCGCTCACCACGCCGCCCAGCGCCGAACCGAGCGTGAAGCCGCAGAACATCAGGGTAACTAACGCGCCGCGGCGGCGGGCGGGCAGATATTCCGAAGTCATGGTGATGGTGTTGGGCATCGCCCCGCCTAATCCCAGACCGGTGAGGAAACGCAGAAAAACCAGCATCTCTAGATTCGTCGAGAATGCGGAGAGCAGACTAAACAGGCCAAACAGCGCCACGCAAAACTCAATCACCCGTTTACGACCGAAACGGTCGGAAAGCGGGCCGCAGAGCAGCGCCCCGGCGGTCAATCCCAATAGTCCGGCGCCAAACAGCGGCGCGAGGTCGCTGGCGCTCAATTGCCAATGAACGCGGATATCGGGAGCGATAAAGCCAATGGCGGCGGTGTCAAATCCATCAAGCATCACCACCAGAAAACAGCAGATAATCACACGCCACTGCAGGGCGCCAACCGGCGCTGCGTTAAGTAACGTCTGTAGTTCACGTCGTTGAGCCATAATGATGCCTCAGTGCAGGTCAGGGTAGATGTTGTATTTATTTCTTTTATGTTGCGATTTTGTAACCATGGCGATGAAATGTACAATGGCTTTTCGGGCATAGACATAACCTGGAGGTTATCGGCTGATGGCGAACTGGACGCAAAAGTTGAAGCTGCAGCATTTGAAAATGCTGGTGGCGCTGGGTGAGCAAGGCAATCTCACGCAGGTCGCGAAAATGATGAATATTACCCAGCCCGCGCTCTCTAAGTGGCTGACGCAATTTGAAGAAGAAGTCGGCATGCCGCTCTTTGAGCGCCACAGTAAGGGCCTGCGCCCTTCGGAAGGCGGCAAACTGCTGCTTCAGCACGCCCAGCGGCTAATCAACGATATGTCGCGCTCGCAGTACGAGATCGAGCGCTTTAAGCAAGGTGGACTGGTCGGCAGCCTGATGATCGGCTGCTCTCCCGTGGCGACAGACTGCGTGGCGCAGGCGATCCTCTCCCTGCTTAAAGAGATGCCGACCCTGCATCTGAATATCGAAGAAAAAGTGATGACCCCGCTGCTGCACGACCTGCTCTCCGGCGTGGTCGATGTGGTCGTCGGACGTGTTGGTGGCCGCGCGCTGGAACTGCCGCTCAACTATCGTGTGCTCTATACCGAACCGGTGTGCTTCGTCGCCCGTCCCGACCATCCGCTGGCTAGCATGCCGCGTCTGAGCTGGGCGGATCTTGCCGCCTGGCGCTGGATAGTCTGGCCTACTGGCACGCCCATTCGTCAGAGCATTGATAACGCGCTGGTCGATAACGGCGTCATGCTGCCGGAGAATACTATCGAGTCAGCCTCGATGAATGTCACCAGCAATTTGCTGCAAAGCAGCGATATGATCTCTATTCTTTCTTTGCGGCTGGCGCAGCATTACGCCGAACATCGGCAGCTGACGATTCTGAATTTGCCGCGTATTGAACAAAAAGGTAGCGTTGGGGTGTTCTGGCGCAAAAGCGAAGTACCATCGCTGGCGCTCACTCGTTTTCTGCACTACCTCGCAGAATAAGGCCGCTGTTCCCATTTTCTATGCTGACGATGCCTAGAATTCATGATGTGATCGGTAGCACATTTCAGGGTTTAATTGTATGATGAATGGCAGTTCATCAAGGGTTATTACCATGAGTAAGTCGCTGAAGATTATCTGGCAGTACGTGCGAGCTTTCGTCCTGATTTACGCCTGCTTGTATGCAGGCATTTTTATCGCCGGGCTGCTGCCCATCACGATCCCCGGCAGCATTATCGGCATGCTGATTTTGTTCGTGCTGCTGGCGCTGCAAATTATGCCGCCGCAGTGGGTCAACCCCGGCTGCAACATTCTGATCCGCTACATGGCGCTGCTGTTCGTGCCTATCGGCGTTGGCGTAATGCAGTACTGGGATTTACTGCGCGCGCAGCTGGGACCGGTGGCGGTGTCCTGCGCCGTCAGTACTTTATTAGTCTTTTTGGTGGTGAGCTGGAGCTCGCATCTGGTCCACGGTGAACGCAAAATCATCGGACAAAAAGGAAGTAAAAAATGATCCATGAAATGTGGTGGTCGCTACCGTTAACGCTGATTGTCTTTTTCCTTGCCCGCAAGCTGGCGGCGCGGTTTAAATTTCCGCTGCTCAACCCGCTGCTGGTCGCCATGGTGGTCATTATTCCTTTTCTGCTGGTCACCGGTATTTCTTATGAACGCTATTTTGCCGGCAGCAAAATCCTTAACGATCTGCTGCAGCCGGCGGTGGTTGCGCTGGCCTTTCCGCTATATGAACAACTGCACCAGATCCGCGCGCGTTGGAAATCCATCATCACCATCTGCTTTATCGGTAGCTGCGTGGCGATGATCACCGGTACCACCGTCGCTCTGCTGATGGGCGCCACCCCGCAAATAGCCGCTTCCATCATGCCAAAATCCGTCACCACGCCAATTGCCATGGCGGTCAGCGGCAGTATTGGCGGTATTCCAGCGATTAGCGCCGTGTGCGTCATTTTCGTTGGGATCCTCGGCGCGGTGTTCGGCCATACGCTGCTTAACGCCATGCGTATTCATACCAAAGCATCCCGCGGCCTGTCGATGGGTACCGCCTCGCACGCCCTCGGCACCGCGCGTTGCGCCGAACTGGACTACCAGGAAGGGGCGTTTAGCTCGCTGGCGCTGGTACTGTGCGGAATTATTACCTCGCTGGTCGCGCCTTTTCTGTTCCCGGTGATCGTCGCTGTTGTCGGATAATTGTGATTTGCATCACATTTATAAATGCAACAAATTAGCGTTGCATAAACAATGAGACTTATGTCACATATGGGTCCCGTGCGGGCCCGTACACTAGCTTCCCATTACATTGTTATGAGGCAACGCTATGCACTCTCGTTTTCAAGCTGCTTTGACTAATCTGGCGGCAGACCTGCAGGCGGCCATCGCCCCGATGCTCGCAGACCCGCACTTCCCGGCGCTGCTCGAAGCCGATCAGGTGGCGACGCTACAACAAGCAACAGGTTTGGATGAAGACGCGCTGGCCTTTGCGCTACTGCCGCTTGCCGCCGCCTGCGCCCGCGCCGATCTTTCTCACTTTAACGTTGGCGCTATCGCCCGCGGCGTGAGCGGTCGCTGGTACTTCGGCGGCAACATGGAATTCCTCGGCGCCACCATGCAACAGACCGTCCACGCGGAACAGAGCGCCATCAGCCACGCCTGGCTACGCGGCGAAAAATCCCTGCGCGCCATTACCGTCAACTACACGCCTTGCGGCCACTGCCGCCAGTTTATGAATGAACTGAACAGCGGTCTGGCGCTGCGCATTCATCTGCCGGGTCGCGAAGCGCACTCCCTGCAGCACTATCTGCCGGACGCCTTTGGCCCGAAAGACCTGGAAATCAAAACTCTGTTGATGGATGAGCAGGATCACGGCTTCCCTCTCAGCGGCGATGCGCTCACACAGGCGGCTATTCAGGCGGCGAACCGCTGCCACGCGCCGTACAGCAACTCCCCTTCCGGCGTGGCGCTGGAGCTGAAAGACGGCACCATTTTCTGCGGCAGCTACGCGGAAAACGCGGCGTTCAATCCAACACTACCGCCGCTACAGGGCGCGCTGAACCTGCTGAGCCTTAACGGTTACGACTATCCGGATATCCAGCGCGCGCTGTTGGCCGAGAAAGCCGATGCATCGCTTATCCAGTGGGATGCGACCGTTGCGACCCTGAAAGCGTTGGGCTGTCAGAATATCGACCGCGTGCTGTTAGGTTAATTAGCCTGATAGCCTGAGCAGATTGCCGGATGCGCCTTTGGCTTCTCCGGCCTGGATTCGGTAATCTGCCATATTGCTGAAAATCCCCGCAATTAAACGATGGTTTCTTGCGCTTACCCGGCGGGTAAAGTAGCCTGAAGCTTCCCTCGTCCACCATTGAGTCAAGTTCATGTTAAAGCGTGTGTTATACAGCCTGTTAGTCCTGCTCGGCCTGCTGCTGTTGACCGTGCTGGGTCTTGACCGCTGGATGAGCTGGAAAACCGCGCCCTATATTTACGATGAGCTGCAGGATCTCCCCTACCGCCAGGTGGGCGTGGTGTTGGGCACTGCCAAATATTATCGCACCGGCGTGATCAATCAGTATTATCGTTATCGGATCCAGGGCGCGCTCAACGCCTACAATAGCGGTAAGGTTAATTATCTGCTGTTAAGCGGTGACAACGCTCTGCAAAGCTATAACGAACCGATGACCATGCGCCGGGATCTGATCAAAGCCGGCGTCGATCCGGCAGATATCGTGCTGGACTACGCCGGTTTCCGCACCCTCGATTCGATCGTGCGCACCCGCAAAGTGTTTGATACCAATGATTTTATTATTATCACCCAGCGCTTCCATTGCGAGCGCGCGCTGTTTATCGCCCTGCATATGGGGATTCAGGCACAGTGCTATGCGGTGCCTTCGCCGAAGGATATGTGGACCGTACGTCTTCGCGAGTTTGGCGCCCGATTTGGCGCGCTGGCGGATCTCTATATCTTCAAACGCGAACCGCGTTTCCTCGGGCCGCTGATCCCCATTCCGGCGCAGCAGCATGAAGTTCCGGAGGATGCGCAATCCTACCCGGCGGTCACGCCCGAGCAGTTACTGGAGCTACAGAAAGAAAAATAGCCGCCGTCGTTTTATCGAATTTCAGGCATAAAAAACCCGCGCCAGGCGCGGGTTTTTTATACGTTCAATCTTATTTCTTACGCGCGTACTTCAGTGAATCCAGCGCCACGGCGAAGATGATAATCGCCCCTTTAATAATGTACTGCCAGTATGGATTGACGCCAATGTAGGTCAGACCATAGTTGATGACGGTAAAGATAATGACCCCGGTCACCACGCCGAAAACCGTACCCACGCCGCCGCTGAAGGAAACGCCCCCCACCACGCAGGCGGCAATCGCATCCAGTTCGTACATAAAGCCGAGGTTGTTGGTCGCCGAACCGATACGTCCGGCTTCCAGCAGCCCGCCGAAGGCGTAAAACACCCCGGACAGGGCATAAATCATCAGCAGGTTCAGCGCCACGTTAACGCCGGAGACACGCGCCGCTTCCGGGTTGCCGCCGATAGCGAAGATGTTTTTACCGAAACGGGTTTTATTCCACAGGATCCACACGAAGAAGATAGCGATCAGCGCGTAGAAAGTAATGTACGACAGGCGGAATGAACCTAAAGCGACAAAGCCCTGGGCAAACTGTGAGAAGTGGCTGTCGAAACCGGAAATCGGCGACGCGCCGACAAAGTCGTAGTACAGGGAGTTGATACCGTAAACGATGATCATCGTACCCAGGGTAGTGATAAACGGCGTCACGTTGAGATAGGCAATGACGATCCCGTTAATCAAGCCAATCACCGCGCCGATCGCGCAGACCAGCAGAATCACCAACGGAATCGGCATGGTCGCCATCTCCGGGAACACCTTGTTGGCGTTATCCACCGCCTGCAGCATGGTGGCCGCCACCACCGCCGCCAGACCCACCTGACGTCCGGCGGAAAGGTCGGTCCCCTGGGTGACAATCAGCCCGGCGACGCCGAGCGCGATGATAATACGTACCGAGGATTGCGTCAGGATGTTACTTAAGTTCAACAGACTTAAGAAGGTCGGGTCCTGGAAAATAATAATGGCCAGTAAGACCAAAAGTACAACGTAAATCCCACCCTCTTTCAGGTAAGTGAGGAAACTCTTTTTATTTAACGCACTCATGGAAAGCCCCTGATCTCAAAGGTGCAATGATGCAAGACGCAGAATTTCATTTTGCGTCGTGGTTTTGGTCTCAACAATTCCGGCAACCAGCCCGTTGCTCATAACCAGAATACGGTCGGTAATTCCCAGCAGTTCCGGCATTTCAGAAGAGATAATAATGATGCCCTTATCTTTTTTAGCCAGTTCGGCAATCAGCTGGTAAATTTCAAATTTCGCGCCGACGTCAATTCCGCGGGTCGGTTCATCAAGCATTAATATTTCCGGTTGGGTTAATAACCAACGGCCGATAATAACCTTCTGCTGATTCCCGCCGGAAAGCGAACCGATTTGCGTTTGATGGCCTGGGGTTTTAACCCGCATGGAATCGATAACCCATTGGGTATCGCTTTTCATCCGTGAATTATCCAGCAGGCCGACCTTGTTTTTATACTTCTTGATATTTGATATCAGCGAGTTAAAACCAATATCGAGATAAGCATAAATCCCCGTCGAACGACGCTCTTCGGTTACCAGCGCAAAGCCGTGGTTAATCGCTTCATTAGCGCTATGGTTATTAATTTTTTACCATGCAGGGTAATGGTGCCGCTGGCCTTTTCGCGGATGCCAAACAGCGTTTCAACAATATCGGTACGTTTAGCGCCCACCAGTCCGGCAATGCCGAGAATTTCGCCTTTATGCAGATCGAACGAGACATCGCGGATCGACGGCTGGCGCAGCGAGGTCAGGTTACGAACTTCAAGGATTACTTCGCCCGGTTTGTTTTGTTTATCCGGAAAACGCTGGTTCAGCGAACGGCCAACCATCATCGCGATGATCTTATCCATATCCAGCCCCTCCAGCGGCTGGGTGGCAATCCACTGACCATCGCGCAGGATCGTAATCTCATCGCATAGCTGAAATATCTCCTCCATTTTATGGGAGATATAAACAATACCGCAGCCACGCTCTTTCAGCTTGCGGATTATTTTAAACAGGTGATTAACCTCTTTTTCTGTCAGCGATGAGGTAGGCTCATCCATAATGACGATTTTCGCGTCATAGGAGAATGCTTTGGCAATTTCAATCATCTGCATCTGCGATACCGATAAAGTCCCCACGCGAGCGCGCGGATCAATATCAATATCGAGTTCATCAAATATCGCTTTGGTATCGCGATACATTTTATCCTGATCGACAAACATGCCTTTGGTGGGGTAACGTCCCAGCCACATGTTGTCCATGACCGAACGTTGAAGTACCAGGTTTAATTCCTGGTGCACCATAGAAATACCGTTTTCCAGCGCTTCTTTCGCCGAATGGAAATCGATTTCTTTTCCCTGAAAAAGAATACTGCCGGAATCTTTTTGATAGATTCCAAATAAGCATTTCAATAATGTCGATTTGCCCGCGCCATTCTCCCCCATTAATGCATGGATAGAGTGCGGACGAACCTTCAGATTGACATTATCAAGAGCTTTAACGCCGGGGAAAGATTTGTTGATGTCACTCATTTCCAACAAATATTCGCCCGACTGTACGCTATTATTGCTGACCATAGTTATACCTGGCTGCGTTCGTGACGATCCGCGACGATAAGTTATATCGCAGCAAAATCGGCTTCGGTATCAGGAATAATCGGGCGCGCTGAGCGCGCCCGCAATGCATGAAGAACTTATTTACCGATAAACTGGCTGAGGTTGTCTTTATCTACGCCTACGTACGGTACGCGGACAATCTTATTCTCAATTTTCCAGTTGGTGCCAGCAGCGGGCTCTTTGCCGTCAGCCAGGTTCTTCGCCAGATCGAAGGTCGCTTTGGCCTGGTTGTTGGCGTCGTTCAGCACGGTACCGGCCATCGCGCCGGATTTCACCAGCGCCAGCGCTTCAGGCAGGGCATCAACGCCGAACACCGGAATGCTGCTCTTGTTATGCGCTTTCAGCGCTTCTACCGCGCCCATCGCCATCGCATCGTTGTTCGCGATGACCACTTCGATTTTGTTGGCGTTCGGGCCGGAGAGCCAGGCGTCCATTTTATCTTTCGCTTGTGCGGTATCCCACATGGCGGTATCTAACGCCAGTTGCTGAGTTTTAAGACCTTTTTCATTCAGCTCTTTGATAACGTAGGAAGTACGCGCTTCGGCATCCGGGTGGCCCGGCTCGCCTTTCAACAGAACAAACTGAATCTGACCATCTTTGTTCAGATCCCAGTTTGGATTCGCTTTCCAGTGTTTGGCGATAAGATCGCCCTGGATAATCCCGGATTCTTTGGAGTCGGTACCCACATAATAGGCTTTATCGTAGCTATCCAGCGCCTTGCGCGACGGCTCTTTGTTAAAGAACACCACCGGCACATTTTGCCCACGCGCTTTGTCGATAACCGTACCCGCCGCCGCCGGGTCAACCAGGTTGATGGCCAGCGCCTTCACCCCTTTCGCCAGCAGCACGTCGATCTGATCGTTCTGTTTGGACTGATCGTTCTGCGAGTCATTCATCAGCAGTTGCACGTCCGGCGCAGATTTGCCGTCTTTTTCGATCGCTTTACGCACAACGGACATGAAGTTGTCGTCATACTTGTAGATCGTAACGCCGATACGGGTATCCGCGGCATGCGCTGCGGCGCCAAAAAGCATGCCAGCCATGACGGCGGACAGAGCTAAGACCTTCTTATTCATGGAATCTCCGGTTTTATTATTTTGCATCGTTTTTTTTGGCGTGAAGATAGCTGGCGGGAGTTGTTACATTAGGGTTACCGCACAACGATATTCACAACGTTAATTCTGTCTTCCGTGTAGGGTAACGCTCCAGAAAAACGGCTTCATCAAGTGCCTAACCTATTGTTTAAGATGATATTTTAAAACATCACCTGTACAGTCTGGTTCGGACTGGTCAACGCTGCCATCATAAACAGCTGAATGTTAATATACTGTGAATTTACTCACAGATTGAAAGCGGTTACATCAGCTAATAGATTCAGTTAGTGATCGGCCCCACACTTTGCTTTTGCGTCACCGAATGGCGCCGCACCAGCGTGGGCATAAAGCAGTGGCTGGCCTCGCTATCGAGTTTCCCTGCCGCCCCTTGTAGCGCCAGTTCGGTAGCCAATTTCGCCATCGACATAATGGGATAGCGCACGGTAGTCAATTGCGGATCGGTGTAACGGGAAATGGGAATGTCATCAAAACCAATCAGCGAGAGATGCTGCGGCACGGCAATGCCGTTATCCTTGAGAGTGGTTAACGCCCCGGCAGCCATACTGTCGTTATAGGCAAACACCGCGGTCAGGCCTAAATTACGCCCCAGCAGTTCTACCATCGCCGCTTCACCGCCCTGCATATCCGGCGAACCCGAGCCCACCCAGCTATCCGGCGCGATAATGCCCTGCTCCTGCAGCGCTTTACTCCACCCTTCGCGGCGCAGTTCATCATCTTCAATGCCGTGGTTGGAAGAGAGATAGCCAATCCGCTGATGGCCGTTATTGAGCAGCATCCGCGTAGCCATTAGCGCACCGCTGACGTTATCGAGACCCACGCAGCGGTGCGCAAAACCAGGCACAATGCGGTTTATCAGCACCATGCCTGGAATATGCTGCATAAAGTCGCCAAGTTCGGCATCGCTTAACGCTTTCGAATGCACGATAAGCGCAGAACAGCGCTGGCGAATCAGCACCTCAATGGCGTTACGCTCTTTTTCAGCTTCATGGTAGCTGTTGCCGATTAGCACATATTTCTGATGCTGCTGCGCGACGGTATCCACCGCTTTCACCAGCGCGCCGAAAAAGGCGTCTGACACATCCATCACCACCACGCCAATGGTATCGCTAACCTGGGTCGCCAGCGCCTGGGCATTGGCATTCGGCCGATAGCCCAGTTGCGCGACCGCCTTCATCACTGCCTCCCGGGTATCCGGGCTCACCAGCGCGCTGTTGTTCAGAACCCGTGAAACCGTCGCCACGGAAACCCCCGCCTGACGGGCGACATCACGAATGGTGATCATACATACCCGCCTTTATCGCATTGCAATACGTCACACCCACCTCCTGTGTTCAGCAAGGTGGCTATTCTGGCAGCGACGCGCACCGCGCTACGTGAGTGAGGTCACACGGCTGGAAACGGTTACATCCATTTTGTTAATGATTGTGATCGAGATCGTTATACAGATGTATCTCTGGATGATGTCCCTGAGGCTCTCAGGGTTAACTGACGCCATAGCCACTCAACGGGCCCCTGGCGGAAATGACGCAGCCAAAACTGCGAGAAGAGGAGATTAACGGCCCACACCGCCGGCACAAAGGCCAGCAGCTGTAAACGGTCAAATTTCATAAACAGGCCCAGATGATAGAACAGCGTGGTGCAGATCAGGGTTTGCAGTAAATAGTTACTGAGCGCCATCCGCCCAACGCAGGCAATCGCCCCAACCAGACGAAAGCGGCATAATTGTGGCCAGAATCCCCACGCCAGCGCGGCATAGCCGATGGTTTGTAGCGGCGCGCCAAGTTCACGCGGCGCCTGCAGCAGAAAACCGCACCAGCGGTAGTCCCATTGCAAGTACCACTGCGCGGCGATGGCCGGCACATTTACCATCATTCCGGCAATAATCAGCACAGCCCCGACGCGGCGATAATGGCTAAGGCTAAACTGCCCTTTCAACCAGCCGCAGCGCATTAGCGCCGCGCCCATTAGCATCATCCCCGCCAGCTGCCAGCCGTACTGCACGCCAAGCGCCACCAGGTTATCGGACAGCATATCCGCGCGATTGCTCACCGCCTCCAGACCGCCTTTGAGCTTCCAGAACTGCTCATACTGCACATTCGCGGCATCGGGCACCCATGACCGGCTGGCGCCGTTGCCGGAAATTAAACCCAACAATACCAGCACCGCAATACCGATGAGATAAAGCACGACGCCGGTATTAAATAGCGATTTGACATGATGGGCATCGCGCACCATGCGCCAGGCAATCAGCCCCACCAGCGCATAGGCCAGCAGAATATCGCCGTCCCAGAAAAAGAGACCGTGAATAAAACCAAGCAGGGCAAGGAGCGTTAGCCGCGACTGGATCCAGCGTTTACCGCGTACCAGCAGCATTTGCAATCCGGCGCCGAACAGCAGAGCAAACAGGGTGAGGAATTTTACCTGCGCAAACAGATCGAGGATGGCCCAGCTCCAGGCGTCGCTCGGCGAAATACTCCCGGCCCAGGCCGGATTCAGATAGGCCGCCTTCGGCAAGCCGAAGGCGGTGATATTCAGTAGCAGAATGCCGAGGATGGCGACGCCGCGAACGAAGTCCAGCGTGACGTTTCTCTCCATGCACCCTGCTCCGAATTAATTGTGGTGACGTACGGCGCGCAGGAACTCCTGGCGGGTATTCTGGCTGGATTTAAACAGACCGCCAAGCGAAGTGGTGGTCGTGGCGCTGGTCGCATCGCGGATGCCGCGCGCTTTCACGCAGTAATGCACCGCGTCAATGGATACCGCGACGTTGCTGGTACCGAGCAAAGTCTGCAGCGCGGTAAGGATCTGCTGCGTCAGGCGCTCCTGCACCTGCGGACGCTGGGCAAAGAACTGCACGATGCGGTTAATTTTCGACAGGCCGATTACCGAATCTTTCGGGATATAAGCAACGGTCGCTTTGCCGTCAATCGTCACAAAGTGATGTTCACAGGTACTGGTCAGCGTGATATCGCGGACCGTCACCATCTCGTCAACTTTCATTTTGTTTTCAATAACGGTGATTTTCGGGAATCTGGCATA contains the following coding sequences:
- the folE gene encoding GTP cyclohydrolase I FolE, encoding MSSLSKEAILVHEALVARGLETPLRPPVQEIDNETRKRLIAGHMTEIMQLLNLDLSDDSLMETPHRIAKMYVDEIFSGLDYARFPKITVIENKMKVDEMVTVRDITLTSTCEHHFVTIDGKATVAYIPKDSVIGLSKINRIVQFFAQRPQVQERLTQQILTALQTLLGTSNVAVSIDAVHYCVKARGIRDATSATTTTSLGGLFKSSQNTRQEFLRAVRHHN